From Eubalaena glacialis isolate mEubGla1 chromosome 5, mEubGla1.1.hap2.+ XY, whole genome shotgun sequence, one genomic window encodes:
- the LOC133092104 gene encoding metallothionein-1E-like, with translation MDPKCSCPTGGSCSCAGSCTCKACRCTSCKKSCCSCCPVGCAKCAQGCVCKGASDKCSCFA, from the coding sequence ATGGACCCCAAGTGCTCCTGCCCCACTGGTGGCTCCTGCAGCTGCGCTGGCTCCTGCACCTGCAAAGCCTGCAGATGCACCTCCTGCAAGAAGAGCTGCTGCTCCTGCTGCCCCGTGGGCTGTGCCAAGTGTGCCCAGGGCTGCGTCTGCAAAGGGGCCTCGGACAAGTGCAGCTGCTTTGCCTGA